Sequence from the Thermoplasmatales archaeon genome:
GGCGCAAATGTTCTTGTATCTGGCTCGTATATTTTCAGGAGTAAAAATTACGAAATGGCGATAAAAAAATTAAGATTTTAACTTATCTTCGAGTTTTTTAATCTTTAATCTTATCTTTTCCAGCCTTTTCTCATACTTTTCCTTCAATTTTCTATATTTTTTCTCTGGAATTTCTCCTTTCCTTTTATCAAGCTCTTCCATATCCTTCCTTATCATCCCCCTTATTTCATTTAGTTCCTCTATTCTGTCCATTATTTTTTGATTCATGCACAGTAATTTAAATAAAAAAGATAAATTTTACTATTATGGAAGTTAAAAAATATTTAGGGTTTGGATTTGAATCAAATGTCTATCTTATAAAGAGTGAAAAAATTGCAATAATTGACACTGGAACTGGTTTTTATTCAAAAAATTTAATGGATGATTTGAGGAAAGAAATAAATCTTGAGGAAATAGAATACATAATACTGACACATGAACATTTTGACCATTGCGGAGGGGCAAAGGAATTAAAGGAGTTTAGCAATTCAAAGATAATTGCACATGAAAATTCATCATATATACTTGAAGGAGGAATTAATATAAGTGCCTCTTTTTTCAATGCGGTGCAACCAAAAATTGAAATTGATTTAAAAGTTAAAGGAGGAGAAATAATAAATTTAGGAGATATTGATTTAAAAATTTTCCACACCCCCGGACATTCAAAAGGAGGCATATGCATTTATGAAAAAAATAGCAAATCTCTCTTTTCTGGAGACACTGTTTTTGCTGACGGAAATGTAGGAAGAACTGATTTTTTTGGAGGTGACTTTGAGGAGTTAAAAAGATCAATAAAAATGCTTCGCTCACTTGAAATAAAAAATTTATATCCAGGACATGGTGAGTATATTATCGGCAACGGTGGAAAGCATGTGGCAATGGCTGAAAAAATGTTAGATAAATTTTAATATCTTTTATATTTTCAAATTAGCAGGGGTTGCCGAGCATGGACAAAGGCGCAGGCTTGAGGGGTCTGTCTCGAAGGAGTTCGAGGGTTCAAATCCCTCCCCCTGCACTACCTTTACATCATAAACTTAAATTACAAGCCCGCAGGCAAAAATCTGAAAGAAAAAGGTGAAGTTTCAGATTATAAATTTTTGTGTTCATCTTTTTGTGATACATCTTATAACTGCTTTACTCAGTAGATTACAACAATTTGTTTTAGGTTAATTATTCTAAAAAATTTCAAAAGCAAAAATTATTTATACCTTTTATATTCCAACTATGCAGTGGCATGGAAGAAGCAGGAGAAAGGAAACAGGAGGAATTTACAGGCAGGCAAGGAAGAAAAGGAAATACGAGATTGGAAGAGACCCAATTTTACCATTAATAGGAGAGGATAAATTAAAGAAAATAAGAGTTAGAGGAGGAAATTATAAAGTGATGGTTGTATCTACAAAGCATGCAAATGTTACAAATCCAAAGACAGGAGAAACAAAAAAAGTTGAAATAAAAGATGTTGTTGAAAACCCTGCAAATCCTCACTATGTAAGAAGGGACATAATAACAAAGGGAGCGATAATCCTTACAGAAATTGGAAAGGCAAAAGTTACTTCTCGCCCGGGTCAGCATGGCTGCATAAATGCTGTTTTAATGGAAGAAAAGAATGAAGGATAAATGGGTTATATGGCCGTGCTATTTTGATATTGATTTAAGCAGAAAAGATGGAAGGAAGGTTAAAAAAAATATTGCAATTAAAAATCCCAGCATAGATGAAATTTTTCAAATTGCAAAAAAATTGGGGCTAAATCCATTAAAAGAGGAAAAAAGTTATCCAAAAAGATGGTGGAAGAAAGAAGGAAGAATACTTGTTGATAAAAAAGGAAGGAAAGTTGAGATAATAAGGAAAATAGGCGAAGAAGTTTATAATAAAAGATTACAAAGTAAATGAAGTATATATATTAAATAAACAAAGTATATGTTTTTCTAATAACAAAAATTTTCTATTAGGGCAAAATCATTTTAGTATATTAAAAAAATAAACTCGGATAATAAAGTATAGATACTCTATATACAAAGAAAACAAATTATATATATTTTTTCTTCATTCCTTCAATAACAAAAATTTTTCCCTTCCTTTTTGCTTTTTTTGCCTTTAAAATTTGAATTCTATTGAAATCTTCTATCTCAACAACTTTTTCATGTCCTCCAGAAAAAAGAATATCATCCCATTCAATCAGCCCACAATAAATTGGATTTGAAAGGATTCTTGAAACCGTTTTTTTATCCCATTTTCCACCATATTTGCTCCTCGCATTTCCATCAAGCCATTCACATATTTCCTTCAAACTCATGCCCTGCAAGTATTTCCCATAAATATCTCTTACAACCCTCAACTCTTCTTCAATTCCAGCAAGCTTTCCATCCCTATACTCATACCCGTATGGAGGGGGCGAGCCGAGCAACCCGCCAGCTTGCTTTGCCTTCTGGCGCATGCCGTCATACACTCTTTCGCCAATCTGCTCGCTTTCGAGCTGGGCTATTCGCTGGATTATGTCCATTACAAACCTTCCCATTGCTGTGCTTGTATCGAGGCTTTCTGTCATTGAAACGAATTCCTTGCCTTTTGCTCTCAATTTTTCCATCATCAGCA
This genomic interval carries:
- a CDS encoding MBL fold metallo-hydrolase; this encodes MEVKKYLGFGFESNVYLIKSEKIAIIDTGTGFYSKNLMDDLRKEINLEEIEYIILTHEHFDHCGGAKELKEFSNSKIIAHENSSYILEGGINISASFFNAVQPKIEIDLKVKGGEIINLGDIDLKIFHTPGHSKGGICIYEKNSKSLFSGDTVFADGNVGRTDFFGGDFEELKRSIKMLRSLEIKNLYPGHGEYIIGNGGKHVAMAEKMLDKF
- a CDS encoding 30S ribosomal protein S8e; amino-acid sequence: MQWHGRSRRKETGGIYRQARKKRKYEIGRDPILPLIGEDKLKKIRVRGGNYKVMVVSTKHANVTNPKTGETKKVEIKDVVENPANPHYVRRDIITKGAIILTEIGKAKVTSRPGQHGCINAVLMEEKNEG
- a CDS encoding signal recognition particle protein Srp19 (binds to 7S RNA to mediate binding of the signal recognition particle protein Srp54); its protein translation is MKDKWVIWPCYFDIDLSRKDGRKVKKNIAIKNPSIDEIFQIAKKLGLNPLKEEKSYPKRWWKKEGRILVDKKGRKVEIIRKIGEEVYNKRLQSK
- a CDS encoding recombinase family protein produces the protein MKVAIYARVSTEDQAKEGYSLSNQLEKLRSYCVARGWEIVGEYVDDGYSGRDIKRPAYQKMMEEIDKWDALLVIKMDRIHRNTKNFMLMMEKLRAKGKEFVSMTESLDTSTAMGRFVMDIIQRIAQLESEQIGERVYDGMRQKAKQAGGLLGSPPPYGYEYRDGKLAGIEEELRVVRDIYGKYLQGMSLKEICEWLDGNARSKYGGKWDKKTVSRILSNPIYCGLIEWDDILFSGGHEKVVEIEDFNRIQILKAKKAKRKGKIFVIEGMKKKYI